A window of Rhodospirillaceae bacterium contains these coding sequences:
- a CDS encoding aldehyde-activating protein, with amino-acid sequence MSDTHKGRCFCGEVEFELSGTPTVMGYCHCEDCTTWAAAPIHAFSLWSPDSVRITKGEASIATFNKTEASYRKFCKVCGGHLMTDHPGMGLVDVCANVVPSLTHTPSVHVYYVKKTISIKDGLPKFKDMPEAFGGSGETLPE; translated from the coding sequence ATGAGCGATACCCACAAGGGCAGATGTTTTTGCGGCGAGGTCGAGTTTGAGCTTAGCGGCACACCAACCGTCATGGGCTATTGTCACTGTGAGGACTGCACGACCTGGGCAGCTGCCCCCATCCATGCGTTCAGCCTTTGGTCGCCGGACAGTGTGCGCATCACCAAAGGTGAGGCCAGCATCGCTACTTTTAACAAAACGGAAGCCAGTTACAGAAAATTTTGCAAAGTCTGTGGCGGCCACCTCATGACCGACCACCCAGGCATGGGCCTTGTGGACGTTTGTGCGAATGTGGTGCCAAGCCTTACGCACACACCTTCGGTGCATGTGTATTATGTGAAGAAGACAATCTCGATAAAAGACGGCCTTCCAAAATTCAAGGACATGCCCGAGGCCTTCGGCGGTTCCGGTGAAACGCTACCGGAATAG
- a CDS encoding MFS transporter, whose protein sequence is MRQTNTNRKTIIAGIIGNVMEWYDFAIYGYFAPIIGAHFFPSDDAATSVIAAFGVFAAGFLMRPFGSIVFGHIGDRIGRKAALTLSVILMAIPTFLIGVLPDYVAIGIAAPALLVAMRLLQGLSVGGEYTTSIVFLVEHAPKNRRALTGCWSIWGAVAGVLLGSAIGALISNLLTAEEVSAWGWRVPFLLGIAIGLSGLYIRRHVMEETTLKEDRPKSPVIEAFRTEWRTMLQIAGFNVVNAVGFYMIFVYAVTWLKETAHVTTARALDINSLNMLLMLLMIPLAALMADRFGRKVVLMSAMIGIVLFSYPLFWLMHHGADGMTFLGQFGFALLISMIFGSYPTMMVDMVAPRLRVSTISIGYNLSLGILGGTTPMVAAYLVARTHVDLSPAFYLMGAAIVSLLVLRTIKETVTNYREPINSD, encoded by the coding sequence ATGCGTCAAACAAACACAAATCGAAAGACAATCATTGCCGGCATCATCGGCAATGTCATGGAATGGTACGATTTCGCCATTTATGGCTATTTCGCCCCCATCATTGGCGCCCACTTCTTTCCATCGGATGACGCCGCCACTTCGGTCATTGCCGCCTTCGGTGTGTTTGCAGCAGGCTTTTTGATGCGCCCCTTCGGCAGCATTGTTTTTGGCCATATCGGAGACAGGATCGGACGCAAGGCAGCCCTGACTTTGTCGGTTATTCTGATGGCCATTCCAACTTTTCTGATTGGCGTGCTTCCCGATTATGTGGCGATAGGCATTGCGGCCCCTGCCCTTCTTGTCGCGATGCGGTTGCTACAAGGCCTGTCGGTAGGCGGTGAATACACAACCTCGATCGTTTTCCTGGTTGAACACGCACCGAAAAATCGTCGCGCCCTTACCGGGTGTTGGAGCATATGGGGGGCCGTTGCAGGCGTTCTGCTTGGTTCGGCAATTGGCGCGCTAATTTCGAATCTTTTGACGGCAGAAGAAGTCTCGGCCTGGGGCTGGCGAGTGCCTTTTCTTTTGGGCATCGCCATCGGATTAAGCGGGCTTTACATCCGCCGGCACGTGATGGAAGAAACCACGTTGAAAGAGGATCGCCCAAAATCGCCTGTGATCGAAGCCTTTCGCACAGAGTGGCGGACGATGCTACAGATCGCCGGGTTTAACGTCGTCAATGCCGTCGGTTTTTATATGATTTTTGTTTATGCCGTCACCTGGTTGAAAGAAACGGCGCATGTAACGACGGCAAGGGCGTTGGATATTAACAGCCTGAATATGCTTTTGATGCTGTTGATGATTCCATTGGCGGCCCTAATGGCAGATCGTTTTGGGCGCAAAGTGGTGCTGATGAGCGCGATGATAGGCATTGTTCTCTTTTCCTATCCGTTGTTCTGGCTCATGCATCATGGTGCCGATGGCATGACTTTTCTGGGGCAATTTGGCTTTGCCCTCCTGATCAGCATGATTTTTGGAAGCTACCCAACGATGATGGTCGATATGGTCGCACCACGGTTACGGGTGAGTACGATTTCAATCGGGTACAATCTATCCCTTGGGATTTTAGGCGGCACCACGCCGATGGTTGCGGCCTATCTGGTCGCGCGAACCCATGTTGACCTTTCACCGGCCTTCTATCTGATGGGGGCGGCCATTGTTTCTCTGCTGGTCTTAAGAACCATCAAGGAAACCGTCACCAACTACCGGGAACCCATAAATTCAGACTGA